A portion of the Chryseobacterium tructae genome contains these proteins:
- a CDS encoding Crp/Fnr family transcriptional regulator produces MNIDQILDQIYILPEASKNSLKAYITEVSHPKGYCLMEANKVIPFVYFIRKGIARAYSSTSENDITFWFGSEGQCVLSMKSYVEDKPGYESIELLEDCDLYSLETEHLKKLFNEDIHIANWGRKLAEAEMIKSEELIISRQFKTSLERYKDIIQYQPDLLKRVQLGHIASYLGITQVSLSRIRAEIK; encoded by the coding sequence ATGAATATAGACCAGATTCTTGACCAAATTTATATACTTCCGGAAGCTTCTAAAAATAGCTTGAAAGCATATATTACTGAAGTTTCCCACCCTAAAGGGTACTGCCTGATGGAAGCTAACAAGGTCATTCCTTTTGTATATTTTATCCGCAAAGGAATTGCCCGTGCTTACTCTTCCACCTCAGAAAATGATATTACATTCTGGTTTGGAAGTGAAGGTCAGTGTGTTCTTTCTATGAAAAGTTATGTGGAGGACAAACCTGGTTATGAAAGTATTGAATTACTGGAAGATTGCGATCTGTATAGCCTGGAAACAGAGCACCTCAAAAAACTGTTTAATGAGGACATCCATATTGCAAATTGGGGAAGAAAACTCGCTGAAGCGGAAATGATTAAATCTGAAGAATTGATTATTTCAAGACAATTCAAAACCTCTCTTGAGCGATATAAGGACATTATCCAGTATCAACCTGATCTGCTTAAAAGAGTTCAGCTCGGACACATCGCTTCTTATCTTGGGATTACACAGGTCAGCTTGAGCAGAATCCGGGCGGAGATTAAATAA
- the era gene encoding GTPase Era gives MHKAGFVNIVGKPNAGKSTLLNQLMGEKLAIVTQKAQTTRHRIFGIYNEEDLQIVFSDTPGVLDPKYGLQEKMMDFVKDSLQDADVFLFIVDVTDKAEPSEFLIDKLNKIPVPVLLLLNKVDQTDQAGLEKLVEDWHNRIPKAEILPISALNAFNTEVILPKLKSLLPENPPYYDKDQYTDKPERFFVNEAIREKILLNYDKEIPYSVEVVTEQFKEKEGIIFIDSIIYVERDTQKGIIIGHKGEAIKKVGTEARLDLEKFFSKKIHLNLFVKVKKDWRKNDRDLKNFGYR, from the coding sequence ATGCACAAAGCTGGATTTGTAAATATAGTTGGAAAGCCCAATGCCGGAAAATCAACACTGCTCAACCAATTAATGGGAGAGAAGTTGGCGATTGTAACGCAGAAAGCTCAGACAACCCGTCACAGAATTTTTGGTATTTATAATGAGGAGGATCTTCAGATTGTATTTTCCGATACTCCGGGAGTATTGGATCCAAAATATGGTTTGCAGGAAAAGATGATGGATTTTGTAAAAGATTCCCTTCAGGATGCTGATGTATTCCTGTTCATTGTTGATGTAACTGATAAAGCAGAACCTTCAGAGTTCTTAATTGATAAATTAAATAAAATCCCTGTTCCTGTACTTTTATTATTGAATAAAGTAGATCAAACCGACCAGGCAGGACTTGAAAAATTGGTTGAAGATTGGCATAACAGGATTCCAAAAGCGGAAATCCTACCCATTTCTGCCCTTAATGCTTTTAATACAGAGGTTATTTTACCTAAATTAAAATCTTTATTGCCTGAGAACCCACCTTATTATGATAAGGATCAGTATACAGATAAGCCGGAAAGATTCTTTGTAAATGAGGCCATTCGTGAGAAAATTCTTCTGAATTATGATAAAGAAATTCCATATTCTGTAGAAGTAGTAACGGAGCAGTTCAAAGAAAAAGAAGGAATTATTTTTATCGATTCTATTATTTATGTAGAAAGAGATACCCAAAAAGGAATTATTATTGGACATAAAGGAGAGGCTATCAAAAAGGTAGGTACAGAAGCAAGATTGGATCTTGAGAAGTTCTTTTCCAAAAAGATTCACCTCAATTTATTTGTTAAGGTGAAAAAAGACTGGCGAAAGAATGACAGAGACCTTAAGAATTTTGGTTACAGATAG
- a CDS encoding class I SAM-dependent methyltransferase, which yields MKKITKLLLNKIPRPMLIKMSIWARPLIYQFFKGDEFYDPIDGRSYRKFLPYGYGKQRENALSPGTLSLERHRQMWLYLQNETDFFIKNYKVLHIAPEQEFLRKFKRMSNLNYISADLYSPIVDVKADILDLPFENDSFDIIFCNHVLEHIEDDAKAMSELYRVMKPGGWGILQVPMKNSLEKTYEDFTIKDPKERQKHFGQYDHVRWYGMDYFDRLKNAGFETDINFYSQKFSEEEIKKFGLRSNEILPLVYKK from the coding sequence ATGAAAAAGATAACTAAGCTTTTACTGAATAAAATTCCACGTCCAATGCTTATTAAAATGAGCATCTGGGCAAGACCGCTTATTTATCAGTTTTTCAAAGGAGATGAGTTTTATGACCCTATTGATGGAAGATCTTATCGCAAATTTCTGCCGTATGGATATGGAAAACAAAGGGAAAATGCTCTTTCTCCAGGAACATTAAGTCTGGAAAGACACCGTCAGATGTGGCTGTATCTTCAGAACGAAACCGATTTTTTTATTAAAAATTATAAAGTACTGCATATTGCTCCCGAACAGGAATTTTTAAGAAAATTCAAGAGAATGAGCAATCTGAATTATATATCTGCAGATTTATATTCTCCTATTGTAGATGTGAAGGCTGATATTTTGGATTTACCTTTCGAGAATGACAGCTTTGATATCATTTTCTGTAACCATGTTCTGGAACATATTGAAGATGATGCAAAAGCAATGAGTGAACTGTACAGGGTAATGAAGCCGGGTGGATGGGGAATTCTTCAGGTTCCGATGAAAAATTCACTGGAAAAAACCTATGAAGATTTTACCATCAAAGATCCGAAAGAACGCCAGAAACATTTCGGCCAGTACGATCATGTCCGCTGGTACGGAATGGATTACTTTGACCGTTTAAAAAATGCAGGATTTGAAACAGATATCAATTTTTATTCACAGAAATTTTCTGAAGAAGAAATAAAGAAATTTGGGCTAAGAAGCAATGAAATATTGCCATTAGTTTATAAAAAATAA
- a CDS encoding DoxX family protein produces the protein MNYNNSNSSSIPKDIILLAVRVFVGFAMLSHGYPKLQMLLAGGKIEFFDFLGMGPQITLILTVFAEFVCSILLILGLFTRVSLGVLIFTMVIAGFVVHGADPFEKREMSLIYLSVYLLLMVLGAGKVSVDHLIERRKRASDW, from the coding sequence ATGAACTATAATAATTCAAATTCGAGCTCAATACCGAAAGATATCATTTTATTAGCAGTACGAGTATTTGTGGGTTTTGCAATGCTTTCTCACGGATATCCAAAGCTCCAAATGTTATTAGCTGGTGGTAAAATCGAATTTTTCGATTTCTTAGGAATGGGGCCACAGATCACCCTGATTCTTACCGTTTTTGCTGAGTTTGTTTGTTCCATTCTACTGATATTAGGACTTTTTACAAGAGTTTCCTTGGGGGTTTTGATCTTTACAATGGTTATTGCAGGATTTGTAGTTCATGGAGCAGATCCCTTTGAAAAAAGAGAAATGAGTCTTATTTATCTTTCTGTATATCTTCTTCTGATGGTTTTAGGAGCTGGAAAAGTTTCTGTAGATCATTTAATTGAAAGAAGAAAAAGAGCTTCAGACTGGTAA